In the Topomyia yanbarensis strain Yona2022 chromosome 3, ASM3024719v1, whole genome shotgun sequence genome, one interval contains:
- the LOC131687136 gene encoding uncharacterized protein LOC131687136 produces MVEKLRPCFVHRTQLSDDFIEWTHFSKRERLHRLIARVCRFAVSCRKTNGLLREVDRLTNQELAAAENVLWRAVQSTIYLDEIVLLKKHQENKFQGNVKKTLDSFSPLYNVSPFLDEHGVIRMEGRIGEAVFVSYDAKNPIILPRDHQADDQEALTPNHFLLLNSNGVVQMQQDLIEPKEASRTNWKLARYMVGQFWRRWVKEYFPTIARRTKWFENTKAPEPGDLVIIVDEAVRNGWTRGRILSIIRGRDDHVRQAMVKTAARVLRRPVTKFAILEVRKDDNTGPSAWKDQYYGSGYVGANYATAQ; encoded by the exons ATGGTTGAGAAGCTGCGACCATGCTTCGTACACCGGACACAGCTGTCTGATGATTTCATAGAGTGGACACACTTCTCGAAACGGGAGCGTCTCCATCGATTGATAGCGCGTGTATGCCGTTTCGCTGTCAGCTGCCGAAAGACAAACGGGCTGTTGAGAGAAGTCGATCGTCTCACAAACCAGGAGTTAGCAGCTGCTGAAAACGTGCTCTGGCGTGCTGTCCAATCGACTATCTATTTAGATGAAATTGTGCTACTGAAAAAACACCAGGAAAACAAGTTTCAGGGTAATGTCAAGAAAACACTGGACAGTTTCAGTCCACTTTACAATGTGTCTCCGTTTCTGGATGAACACGGGGTGATCAGGATGGAGGGTCGAATTGGAGAAGCTGTTTTCGTCTCGTATGATGCCAAGAATCCAATCATCCTGCCAAGAGACCACC AAGCAGACGATCAAGAAGCACTAACTCCGAACCATTTCCTGCTGCTGAATTCAAATGGAGTGGTTCAAATGCAGCAAGATCTTATCGAACCGAAAGAAGCATCGAGGACTAATTGGAAGCTTGCTAGATACATGGTTGGTCAATTTTGGCGGCGTTGGGTGAAGGAATACTTTCCCACTATCGCTAGGCGTACAAAGTGGTTCGAGAACACTAAGGCACCAGAACCAGGTGACTTAGTGATTATCGTCGACGAGGCCGTTCGAAACGGGTGGACCCGCGGACGAATTCTATCGATCATCCGAGGCAGGGACGATCATGTGCGCCAAGCCATGGTGAAGACTGCTGCAAGAGTACTACGACGGCCAGTTACTAAGTTTGCTATTTTGGAGGTTCGCAAAGACGATAACACCGGTCCATCAGCTTGGAAGGACCAGTATTACGGGTCGGGGTATGTTGGGGCAAACTACGCCACTGCGCAATAG